A region from the Triticum urartu cultivar G1812 chromosome 1, Tu2.1, whole genome shotgun sequence genome encodes:
- the LOC125525505 gene encoding putative leucine-rich repeat receptor-like serine/threonine-protein kinase At2g19230 isoform X2 has product MCARSRMDRRPMAARSSLTLLLSLAPAAGGVLQVRGQRAPSIEGFITIDCGLPKHSSYVNNRTKIPITSDAGFTDAGYNHNISTEYVRPQPQLSKNYLNVRSFPDAVRSCYTLPSLVPGSKYLLRALFMYGNYDGLDKLPIFDLYLGVNFWWRVNISRAEESVLAEVIAVIPDDSVQVCLVNIGLGTPFISELDLRPLENTLYRQANATQGLVLIDRRNMGDTGNFAIRYPDDPYDRAWLPWSNPKLWLDISTKEKVQENIGSLRLHAPSAVLQTAVTALNDSESKTVELSWKTELDHVDRMLGCVAILYFAELQILAGNAVREFNTIVDGGPNLPYRPEYLVGDALYNAEPHKCLSQYNITMIATKNSTLPPIINAFEYFSVISTANVGTDPQDVSAINAIKLRYQMKRNWMGDPCAPKTFVWDGLTCSYVISGRPRITSINMSSGVLKGEISSYFADLKDIQSLDLSYNKLTGSIPNVLAQLPSLVLLDLTGNQLNGSIPSGLLKRSQDGTLTLRYNKNPNLCINKNSCQPTKGENNSKIVVYIVVPIVAVVVIGALVVLLILIVRKKKGSTNSSKQQDRQHLDNHRFTYKELETITDNFKTVLGQGGFGTVYDGFLQDGTQVAVKLRSQSSSQDVREFLTEERTTRMYP; this is encoded by the exons ATGTGCGCGCGGAGTAGGATGGACCGGCGACCGATGGCTGCCCGTTCGTCGTTGACGCTCCTGCTCAGCCTCGCCCCCGCCGCCGGCGGCGTACTTCAAGTTCGCGGCCAGCGCGCGCCTAGCATCGAAG GTTTCATCACCATCGACTGTGGCCTGCCGAAGCATAGTAGCTACGTGAACAACCGCACCAAGATACCCATCACCTCGGACGCCGGCTTCACGGACGCCGGCTACAACCACAACATCTCCACCGAGTACGTGAGGCCTCAGCCCCAACTCTCCAAAAACTACCTCAACGTCCGCAGCTTCCCCGACGCGGTCCGTAGCTGCTACACGCTGCCGTCCCTCGTGCCGGGGTCCAAGTACCTGCTCCGGGCCTTGTTCATGTACGGCAACTACGATGGGCTCGACAAGCTCCCCATCTTCGATCTCTACCTGGGCGTCAACTTTTGGTGGAGGGTGAACATCTCGAGAGCCGAGGAATCGGTATTGGCCGAGGTCATCGCCGTGATCCCGGACGACTCGGTGCAGGTTTGCCTGGTGAACATCGGGTTGGGGACGCCATTTATCTCGGAGCTGGATCTGAGGCCTCTGGAGAACACGCTGTATCGGCAGGCGAACGCGACACAGGGGCTTGTCCTGATCGACAGGCGCAACATGGGCGACACGGGCAACTTCGCCATTAG GTACCCGGACGACCCATACGACCGGGCTTGGTTACCGTGGAGCAACCCGAAGCTGTGGCTGGACATCTCAACCAAGGAGAAGGTCCAAGAGAATATCGGCAGCCTCCGCCTCCACGCACCATCTGCCGTGTTGCAGACTGCAGTCACGGCGCTCAACGACTCCGAGTCCAAGACCGTCGAGTTGTCATGGAAGACGGAGCTGGACCACGTCGACCGAATGCTCGG ATGTGTTGCCATCTTGTATTTCGCCGAGCTGCAGATCCTTGCCGGCAATGCCGTTCGCGAGTTCAACACCATTGTCGACGGCGGACCCAACCTCCCGTACAGGCCCGAGTACCTCGTTGGCGACGCCTTGTACAATGCTGAACCCCACAAGTGCTTAAGCCAGTACAACATCACCATGATCGCCACAAAAAACTCAACACTGCCGCCGATCATCAACGCCTTTGAGTATTTCTCCGTCATCTCTACAGCCAACGTCGGGACCGACCCTCAGGATG TTTCTGCCATCAACGCAATCAAGCTTAGGTATCAGATGAAAAGGAATTGGATGGGTGACCCGTGCGCTCCGAAGACTTTTGTGTGGGATGGGTTGACCTGCAGCTATGTTATATCTGGGCGTCCAAGAATCACAAGCAT AAATATGTCATCGGGCGTTTTGAAAGGCGAGATATCATCTTATTTCGCTGATCTCAAAGACATCCAATCCTT GGATCTTTCATACAACAAACTGACAGGATCAATTCCTAATGTTCTTGCACAACTACCCTCTCTCGTGTTGTT AGATTTGACAGGTAACCAACTTAATGGATCCATCCCCTCCGGGCTTCTAAAGAGAAGTCAAGATGGCACCCTAACTCTAAG ATACAACAAAAACCCAAACCTTTGCATCAACAAAAACTCTTGCCAGCCAACAAAAGGGGAAAACAATTCTAAGATTGTCGTCTATATTGTTGTTCCGATAGTTGCGGTTGTTGTGATTGGAGCACTTGTAGTACTTCTGATTCTCATAGTGAGAAAAAAGAAAG GATCTACAAATAGCAGCAAACAACAAGACCGTCAACACCTGGACAACCACCGATTCACATACAAAGAACTAGAGACCATAACAGACAACTTCAAGACAGTGCTTGGCCAAGGAGGGTTTGGAACTGTTTATGATGGCTTCTTGCAGGATGGTACCCAAGTTGCAGTCAAGTTACGGTCTCAATCCTCCAGTCAAGATGTAAGAGAGTTCTTGACAGAG GAAAGAACGACAAGGATGTATCCTTAA